The genome window GCCTCAGACCAGCAGtctaggagcttgttagaaatgagaatctcagccctcaccccaaagCTACTGAATCAAAAGCCATCTTTCAGTAAGATGCCCAGTAATTTGTAGGCacagtaaagtttgagaagcactgttctagACTTCTGGGAGTGGAAAGGCTGCAGCCCTGGCTAGGTGTGGTTACAAGGCccggatggggatgggggcaggggctgtggaggggagaaaataaaggcatgggggtgggggaaaggccAGCAAACTCAAAGAAGCTGTTTTCGTTAGTACGCTTCTAACCTGGCATGGCATGAGCCACGGGGTGGCCGTGAGCTGCCCTGTCCTTCCTCACTGAGGACAGACCCGTTCTCCCCTCAGGCGGCTTTCAAGGTAGGTAGGTATCCCGCAGAGAACACCACGGGCAGGGAAGTTCTCTAAGACCTGGGAGCCGGGCTGCCCACAGAAGCAGGGCTCCATGGGGCCTGGGCAGAATGGATGGCTTGTGCAGCCGGAGAGGCACCTGTCCCTTCTCAACTCTGCCAGAAAAATCTTGGCAGGGCTCAGAAGCCCTTTCAGGGAGAGGTGCCCGGAGAAAGTTTTCTCAGGAGTGGCTTCTTCttggagcaggagggaggagtgCTCAGGAGGAAAAGCCTGGGAGTTCAGGAGCCCCCATCTTCTGGGAGTTGGGGGGGCGGCCCTCTGGGGCGATGCATTTTTACAGGTGGGAGCTTGAACACCACAGATGTGCCAAGACCAGGGGCCAGGGCTGTCAGATGCAGGAGGGCTGCGGGAGGGtgtgggggccgggggtgggctgCAGGGGGCGCTGGAGCTCCAGCAGCAGCTCTATATAGCGCTCTCTATTCGCTGGTCAAAGTGGTGATTCTCCGCAGGTTTTCCCTGACTTTAATAAATTCGGGGGCATGGTCCGCTTCCTTTTCTGGTGGTTCTTCCAGTTGGTTCAGCCTCTGCTGCCACCTCAGCAGCTCCTGCTCAAAGGGGCACTGCAGCCGCTtggcctccagctcctccttcttCTTGAGGAGCTGGTTCCGCCTTCGGTGCTCCAGCACACGCTGCAGCTCCGGCTTGCTGTCCACGCCCAGATCCCTTCTGTGGTTCATGAGCAGCTCTCGGTGCAGCTCCTGGTGGCTCCGGGAGGCCTTCATGGGGTTCAGCAACTTCTTGGGCTTGATGAGGTCTGGGTTCCACTGTCTGTATTCTGGCCGGGCCATCGGGCTTCCGATGTCTGCCCGCTCCCTCTGGATCTCCGAGTACGTGGAGGCTGAGCCATTTAATCTCTGCTTCtcattttcattatgaaatatgGCTTGAGGAGAGTATTCTTTACGTCTGAAGCAAAGGTCCTGGAGCAACACACCAGCGTGCAATGCGCGCAGGCCGGCCGTGGTAGCCATCTTTTACTCGGTCACATGATATTGATTAGGAAAAAGGAAACTGTCAGGAAAATTGAATGAAAACTTTGGTGCTTAGGGTTAATGCCGTTTGCTTAGCTTTGAAgcttttgtgtgtgcgtgtgtgtgtgtgcgctatGGCAATTAATTTAATCTGCTGTTTAAAAACCTGATATAGACTGAAATCAGCTATACAAATGCATACAAGTTCACTTGTTTGCCAACAACTGAAAACTTGAAAAATGCAGATAAGAAAATGTGCATCTGAGATCATATCTTCTTTAGTTTACTCAATAAGATTTATATGACATTTAGAACCCCATGGTAATCTAGTTTGTGTGTATTCTGTCTAACCAGGTTGAATGATATTCTTCTGTGATTAAAAAGCCtgatttaacatttttcatttataagataTTAGTTTTATGAGGGTAGTCTATAGGTGTGTTAAATTTGACACTGTTCCATTGCTTACTATTTTCATCAGTGAAAAATCGTGGATTTTTTAGGAATATCCTCTCCAAGTTTAAATgcactaaaaataactccatgaaATGAAGCTACTGAAATCATCTGTGGCGAGATGCATACTTCCTTGGGGCTCTGCATTGTTTGGGGAGATCTTGTTGGAGGTCAGAGCAGATCTTAGACAAGAAAGTAACGCAGAGTAGTAGTTCTGTTAGCTCCTCAGTACAGAAATGTTTATGGTGATAGGCAAAATTTATGATTTGGTTCGAGCTCTGaacttttcttttctccaaagataGTTTTATATTGCAGAACCCAACCATTTGTTAATATATGAATTTTCTCGATTAGTCTACTCCAAGTGTGGTATGAACTATTACTGGTTCACTATAAGATATGTTCAGAAACTGAGAGTAAGCATTTAGCAACTTTTACAGAAATTTGACAAAGTAATTTTATGTGTAGAATCTATTAGTAAAAAAAGGGATTGTATTTTATGAcatgtaaatttcattttttctaaatAATGCATTTGATTATGTTTTGTAAAGTATGGTCTGCAATGGATTTggtggaaaggggaaaaaaagactgggTTGGTCTACACAGAAAGAGTGAGAAGCACTATACTAGGTGAATGTGAAAACTGTAAACCTGAAATGGTCCTTGAGTTTAGTTCTGATATAAA of Hippopotamus amphibius kiboko isolate mHipAmp2 chromosome X, mHipAmp2.hap2, whole genome shotgun sequence contains these proteins:
- the LOC130842188 gene encoding actin-associated protein FAM107A-like gives rise to the protein MATTAGLRALHAGVLLQDLCFRRKEYSPQAIFHNENEKQRLNGSASTYSEIQRERADIGSPMARPEYRQWNPDLIKPKKLLNPMKASRSHQELHRELLMNHRRDLGVDSKPELQRVLEHRRRNQLLKKKEELEAKRLQCPFEQELLRWQQRLNQLEEPPEKEADHAPEFIKVRENLRRITTLTSE